Proteins from one Candidatus Marinimicrobia bacterium CG08_land_8_20_14_0_20_45_22 genomic window:
- a CDS encoding bifunctional ADP-dependent NAD(P)H-hydrate dehydratase/NAD(P)H-hydrate epimerase, which produces MKEFVLNNQESHQINRFAIEKLGISGRELMWKAGGFVSLKAKKILKDVPNSRIDFFCGVGNNGGDGFAAAGNLSDWGANVFCWLLGDDEKIKGDAAFFYDQCINKGVPIRKIATNEDILELDELAETELIVDAIFGTGFKGDIPEIISKVIQKISESNQPVLSVDIPSGVNGDTGQVGNCAVNADWTITMGFLKRGLLFYPGKKYAGEVFVVDLNYPKKSFEIFPNETFLISRNQVKNILPLIPEDTYKHRQGKALIIAGSPGMTGAATLAGMATLRGGAGLVVVAVPESLNPIMEVKLTEAMTIPVPESSDHTFNVSSLDSLKARIEWSDVVAFGPGVSTHSEVIEFGKKLLVASKKPLIVDADGLRIFKDDLDQIRKIDDLILTPHHGEFSMITGIPVQKIAERTIDIARQFAMKYSCTLVLKGAPTVIADRNGAVAINPTGNAALATGGTGDVLTGLITAFRAQGISSFDASIAAVSIHGTAGDLGKIRYGTRSFIAGDLFEFIPKVLKKLERLSG; this is translated from the coding sequence ATGAAAGAATTTGTTCTAAATAACCAAGAATCTCATCAAATTAACCGATTTGCGATCGAAAAACTCGGCATTTCCGGGCGGGAGTTAATGTGGAAAGCCGGTGGATTCGTTTCGCTCAAAGCCAAGAAAATCCTGAAAGATGTTCCGAACAGTCGCATCGATTTCTTTTGTGGCGTTGGAAATAACGGAGGGGACGGATTTGCTGCGGCTGGCAATCTGTCCGATTGGGGCGCCAATGTGTTTTGTTGGCTTTTGGGTGACGATGAAAAAATTAAAGGCGACGCGGCATTTTTTTACGATCAGTGTATCAATAAAGGAGTCCCAATCCGTAAAATAGCGACGAATGAAGATATTCTGGAACTCGATGAATTGGCAGAGACGGAACTGATTGTCGATGCCATTTTCGGGACTGGCTTCAAAGGAGATATTCCAGAAATAATCAGTAAAGTCATTCAGAAAATATCCGAATCGAATCAACCCGTTTTGTCGGTCGATATTCCTTCTGGTGTTAACGGCGACACCGGGCAAGTCGGGAACTGCGCTGTGAATGCGGATTGGACGATCACAATGGGATTTCTCAAACGCGGATTGCTATTTTATCCGGGGAAAAAGTACGCGGGTGAAGTGTTTGTCGTCGATCTGAATTATCCGAAGAAATCGTTCGAAATTTTTCCAAACGAGACCTTTTTAATAAGCCGAAATCAGGTTAAAAATATTCTACCGCTCATTCCGGAAGACACTTACAAACATCGACAGGGAAAAGCGCTCATTATTGCCGGATCGCCGGGGATGACGGGTGCGGCGACGCTTGCAGGGATGGCGACTTTACGAGGCGGTGCCGGATTGGTCGTCGTGGCTGTTCCCGAGAGTTTGAATCCAATTATGGAAGTGAAATTGACGGAAGCTATGACCATTCCCGTTCCGGAATCCAGCGATCACACTTTCAATGTTAGTTCTTTGGATTCTCTTAAAGCGCGAATTGAGTGGAGCGACGTTGTCGCTTTCGGCCCGGGCGTATCGACGCATTCCGAGGTCATCGAATTTGGAAAGAAATTATTGGTCGCTTCGAAGAAGCCGCTGATTGTCGATGCTGACGGATTGCGTATTTTTAAAGATGATTTGGATCAAATTCGCAAAATCGACGATCTCATTTTGACGCCGCATCACGGAGAATTTTCAATGATTACCGGCATTCCGGTTCAGAAAATTGCGGAAAGAACCATCGATATTGCCCGTCAATTTGCGATGAAATATTCCTGCACGCTGGTTCTCAAGGGAGCGCCAACGGTTATTGCAGACAGGAATGGCGCAGTGGCAATCAATCCTACTGGGAACGCCGCGCTGGCAACGGGCGGAACCGGAGATGTCTTGACCGGTTTGATTACCGCCTTCCGCGCTCAAGGAATTTCTTCGTTTGATGCTTCGATTGCGGCAGTTTCGATTCATGGTACCGCCGGAGACCTCGGGAAAATTCGGTATGGTACTCGTTCCTTTATTGCCGGAGACCTGTTTGAGTTCATTCCAAAAGTATTAAAAAAATTGGAGCGGCTTTCTGGATGA
- the acpS gene encoding holo-[acyl-carrier-protein] synthase, with protein MDLIKIGTDIIEVERIRQSIERYGDRFLVRIFSPEEINYCRSHAIPEQHFAGKFAAKESVQKALLSINPTLIVWPNQIEIINDESGSPHVRLISSLGKICQSYVIEISVSHVKEFATATAIVMI; from the coding sequence ATGGACTTGATTAAAATTGGGACCGATATAATCGAAGTCGAACGTATTCGACAATCGATCGAACGTTATGGTGACCGGTTTCTTGTCAGGATTTTTTCTCCAGAAGAAATTAATTATTGCCGAAGTCATGCGATTCCCGAACAGCATTTTGCAGGTAAATTCGCCGCCAAAGAATCTGTCCAAAAAGCATTACTCAGCATCAATCCGACGTTAATCGTCTGGCCGAATCAGATCGAGATTATCAACGACGAGTCCGGAAGTCCGCATGTTCGGTTGATCAGTTCGCTAGGCAAAATCTGTCAATCTTACGTTATCGAAATTTCCGTCTCGCATGTCAAGGAATTTGCTACAGCAACAGCCATCGTGATGATATGA